A stretch of the Candidatus Berkelbacteria bacterium genome encodes the following:
- the infC gene encoding translation initiation factor IF-3 translates to MNEAIIAPEVVLIDRTGKNLGGMSREQAFFLAHEQGLDLVEVSGQATPPVIRILDFGKERYDREKRTRKQRAKQKSGEMKEIKLSFLMSEHDFQTRIRQAEKFIARGDQIKLGMRLVGRENAFAEQAKEKFIRFAEILKLKVPNITKQGNRLSAILTR, encoded by the coding sequence GTGAATGAGGCGATTATTGCGCCGGAAGTAGTTCTGATCGATCGAACAGGTAAAAATCTCGGCGGAATGTCGCGCGAACAAGCGTTTTTTCTAGCTCACGAGCAGGGCCTCGATCTTGTTGAGGTCAGTGGACAAGCGACGCCTCCTGTTATAAGAATTCTCGATTTCGGTAAAGAGCGCTACGATCGTGAAAAGCGAACTCGGAAACAGCGCGCCAAGCAAAAATCAGGCGAGATGAAGGAAATAAAATTAAGTTTTCTAATGAGTGAGCACGACTTTCAGACCCGAATTCGTCAAGCGGAAAAATTTATTGCGCGAGGAGATCAGATTAAACTCGGTATGCGCCTGGTCGGTCGAGAAAACGCCTTCGCCGAACAAGCTAAGGAGAAATTTATCCGCTTTGCTGAAATTCTAAAACTCAAAGTACCCAACATTACCAAGCAAGGGAATCGTCTCTCGGCAATCTTAACTCGATAA
- a CDS encoding signal peptidase II, producing the protein MFLLIIFAIILADQGTKILLFEQAVLNSGIAFGAFNSKPALILGLIGAGILGVMVLQITHRDQNKTSRLGYSFILAGLMSNLVDRVRVGAVIDPFTLGDWLPFFNLADLAILTGLGILTLIHFRKRSV; encoded by the coding sequence ATGTTTCTTTTAATTATTTTTGCCATTATTTTAGCAGACCAAGGCACCAAAATTTTACTTTTTGAGCAAGCAGTTTTGAATTCCGGGATCGCCTTTGGTGCATTTAATTCAAAGCCCGCCCTTATCCTTGGGTTGATTGGCGCTGGGATTCTGGGGGTGATGGTTTTACAGATCACTCATCGAGATCAGAACAAAACTTCCAGGTTAGGGTACAGCTTCATCTTGGCTGGGTTGATGAGTAATTTAGTCGATCGAGTGCGGGTCGGGGCGGTTATCGACCCGTTTACGCTTGGGGATTGGTTGCCGTTCTTTAATCTTGCCGATCTTGCGATTTTAACGGGTTTAGGCATTCTAACGCTGATTCATTTTCGCAAGCGGTCTGTATAG
- the rplT gene encoding 50S ribosomal protein L20, producing the protein MARVKRGIQVRKRHKNLLKRTKGFLQGRKNLVKVARQASVRAMHNAYRDRRVKKREFRALWIIRLNAALRQHELTYSKFIPLMKKAELNLNRKVLSELASSHPEEFQALLKRILNT; encoded by the coding sequence ATGGCCCGTGTTAAACGAGGAATTCAGGTTCGCAAACGTCACAAAAATCTCCTTAAGCGCACTAAGGGTTTTCTTCAGGGTCGAAAAAATCTTGTTAAAGTGGCTCGTCAGGCAAGTGTGCGGGCAATGCATAATGCGTATCGAGATCGGCGTGTTAAAAAACGAGAGTTTCGTGCGCTTTGGATTATTCGTCTCAATGCCGCTCTCCGTCAGCATGAACTAACCTATTCAAAATTTATTCCTCTCATGAAAAAAGCGGAGTTAAACCTAAATCGTAAGGTACTTTCTGAACTCGCCTCTAGTCATCCAGAAGAGTTTCAAGCCTTGCTAAAGCGCATTCTGAATACATGA
- the lepB gene encoding signal peptidase I, with amino-acid sequence MRTIPSPYTGKSPESAYETLRTIVLVLLAAFLVRSFIAQPFVVQGRSMEPTFHHQDYLVVDKITYRLKNPRRGDIIVFKSPEEPTQNYIKRIIGLPGETVIVKNETITINGQTLNEPYIETITAQDKLTRSPSTFLMEQTLNENEYFVMGDNRDHSSDSRRWGPLPEQNILGRAMVTVLPFSDFELLKTPDY; translated from the coding sequence ATGAGAACAATACCGTCGCCTTATACTGGCAAATCGCCGGAATCAGCCTATGAAACACTTCGAACGATAGTGCTTGTATTGTTAGCGGCATTTTTGGTACGATCTTTTATCGCCCAACCATTTGTGGTGCAAGGTCGAAGCATGGAGCCAACTTTTCATCATCAAGATTACTTGGTTGTCGATAAGATTACTTACCGTCTTAAGAACCCTCGGAGAGGTGATATTATTGTTTTTAAATCGCCCGAAGAGCCAACGCAGAATTACATTAAACGCATTATCGGCCTACCCGGAGAAACGGTGATCGTCAAAAATGAGACTATCACCATTAATGGTCAAACTCTCAACGAACCTTATATTGAAACGATCACTGCTCAAGATAAACTCACTCGCTCTCCCAGTACGTTTTTAATGGAGCAAACACTCAATGAAAATGAGTATTTCGTTATGGGTGATAATCGCGATCATTCATCTGATTCACGACGCTGGGGACCTTTGCCGGAGCAGAATATTTTAGGTCGTGCGATGGTTACTGTTTTACCTTTTTCTGATTTCGAGCTCCTGAAAACCCCTGATTATTGA
- a CDS encoding 50S ribosomal protein L35, with protein sequence MPKLKTHKAASKRILKRTQSGVFMARAMSAQHLTGGKAARVSQNARHVRALSRANKKNLTKLLPYLR encoded by the coding sequence ATGCCTAAGCTTAAAACTCATAAAGCGGCTTCTAAAAGGATTCTAAAGCGCACCCAAAGCGGTGTGTTTATGGCGCGAGCAATGAGCGCCCAACATCTAACTGGCGGCAAGGCGGCGCGAGTGAGTCAGAATGCCCGACATGTTCGAGCGCTTTCGCGCGCGAATAAGAAGAATCTAACGAAACTCTTGCCCTATTTGAGGTAA